The Plasmodium yoelii strain 17X genome assembly, chromosome: 14 DNA segment TCGAcaaaatgtatatttattaaaaattgtcCAATATTATCTCATGCTCGATATTGCATCTGTGATTGTTTGGAACAGTGAGGTGGTTGTCATTTTTTGTGCTTTTATGTCTTCTAACACTTGGTCTGCTTCGGATTTCATATCATATTTCATAAACCATTTATGTTGAGTATTTAgatctttaattttttggaTAAATTTAATGGTCAATGGGACCGAACCAAATTGATGCACACATTCTATAAAATAATCCATACCAATTGGTGAAACTCTATAATTTGCAAAGTTGTATAATtcatcaaaatatttatgtttggctaatgtatatattttgcatCTCCAAAATTTCGGTTCTGATATTTTAAACcttttaaataaatgatCAGCATCTAAAAATTCGCCAACTGCTAATGTATATTCTACTGTTTTCATTAATGATAAGCCTAATATTTTATGAGGATATCCTATTACAgactttttattatatttaatttctaactctttttgataatttaataaatcaaTATTATTCATTATAGATGTGTGAACAAATCCTATATGACTATCCATATTATCAGTTGTTAAAAACCCTGCCGAATAAGCTAgccatgtttttttttgttcgacatttttttttgaaagtGCTAACTGTAATGTGACAAAAGCAGCTTTTGAATGTTgaccatttttttcataaaattctTTAAGTAAATTATACTGTTTTGTTTTGTTACAATATGCATAAAAACAgttgtatgcatgtatatttttattaaaaatatctaTTAATGTATTAAATTCCCTTTCCCCATTTGCATTGactttttctttatttaaaatatttgtgatacataaataaacaaGTTCAATATCTTTTGAAAGAATGGCTTTTTCCATTGATAAACTATAGTTAgctaattttattaacatttctatttgcttttttttattttcttcatattGAACTATTATGGTAGCGAGTTGGGGTCTTAAACATTTAGCCGCAATGAATGCTATATAGGAAtagttcatattttttttatcacctATTTTATCAATTATAGCTGCACATAATTGTTCATCAGTTAATTCAATagatttttctattttttctttacaCCATTCAATTAGTATATTATCTGTATTAATCCCTGCATATTCACAAATTCGATAAGCTAGGAAATATTCCTTTCTTTTTGCAAGGTATTGAACAAATTTGGGTATGCTCATATATTCGAGTTCTGCTGCTGTAATGTAAATATCCAATGGTGGTTTTCTAACATTCATACAAATAcgtaaatataaacaatataaaatagtttttttgctggaataattaaatttcataaaatttttacCAAAAAGAGCAGCTTTGAGTAACATATCAATaacattttcatcatattcATGAGTAGAAGCATTTAAACATTCTTCAATAGCAATATCTAGATTATCATTAAATGCTCTGATTTCATCATCTAAACATATACTTCcatttgcatatttttcataagaataaaaaagcATTGCTGAAGAAGTGCAACTGCCtatactaaaaatgttaaatgtCGATTTTCTTATTCTActtatatattctaaatATTCATTACTTATTATTTTAACACCATATATATCTCCTATAAGGTATAAATGACTTCTATATTGATAAGGAATCCATTGATTTTTAGGACCACCAATAAATAACATATGTTGTATATAATTAGAAGGAGTGATTAATGGGGTGTATACTGCTAAACAATCATCACCACACCATAcgatttgttttatattctttttattatctaaAACAGTTTCTTCAAtgcatttatttaaatttttagttaaatatatttttataataccaTTGTCTGATAAAAATGCTATAATAGCCCCAGATTTTGATACacacatattaatatatgggTGAATATAATCtgtatcataaaatttaaatcgatttttatttaataatacaaatcCTCCATTAGGTAACGTTATTATCAAATGTATATTTAATTCTTTTGTTTCTGGAggtttattatttattatgttattGTGTTTGTCTCGTTTATTTAAATCATATGccgatatttttattaaaggttttatctttttttttttctcacttttttttaacttatttttttttccattacTATCATCagaattattattgttaataGCAGTGGATGAAAATGATTTTGTTTCGTCAATCCAAGATATTCTATAATCCTCCTTGCATTCAGTTAACACATTATTACTCGACATTGCTGTATTTTCATTAGTATTCCCCTTTTTAAAATCAAAAGGATTTGTAATGTaactttttaaatttaattttattaaattattactaGCTCTATTATCAAAATagttattttcaaaatttaaatCGTCATTTAATTGATCTTCATTTACTGAACAGACACAACTCGGCTTTTCTTTTAAATCTATATATGGATATCTAACACAATTGCTGCCactaaaataataattaacaTATACATTTAACTTTTCAGTTATTATAACAATACCCTCATCAATTATTTTTCcatataatataccttcatttttaatattatcgtctaaagaaaaaacatattttttttcacaaaagCATGAATATACTCGAACTATATTATCatcaaaaagaaaaattaaatcatTATCTTTATTCCAACCCATACATATTAACTTTTCATAATTTAACAAGCAGCTAGATATTAATCTACCTATATTTGTGTATATTCTTAAATTATCTTCTTTCTTATAAATATCaaatttatctttatttcGTAAAATGGCAATCAGTCCCAATTTCCCTGAACAAATAGTACTATCCTTTAGCACGTCTTCGTTCGCCCACAACATATTACTTACTTTTTGTTTCCCATAGTAGGTATTATCGATATTGTTCCATTCATTTGTATTCATGTTTCAAGTAAAAGGGTAAAATTGTAGGGATAAAAGCGcgtatatgcatatatatttatttaattatttgttgataaataaatataacaacACTCAATAGTGGAACATTTCtgtttaatttttcttatttatacttatatttatcatttttcacaaaataaaaaatgattaaaaGCTGTAGACGCTAATTAATTCGACGTATGACTTTTTTGGAAAGTCTGTGATTTCCTTGAAAGTTAACAGGATTTATACTTATGTATATACTTACACAAATATGCGCATTTCCTCCTTAAACTTGCAGTACTTTGAGCTAAAATGTAAACCgaatataaatttgtattataAATTGCATCAAAAAGTGACTTCAAATAAACGAGATATAAAGTGCGTGAAATGCTATATCTTCATTAAAATACATGatacaaaaaaaaggaagagaaataaataaaaaaaaataataggtTAATTTCGCTGGaaatactatatttttttgaccataaacatatattattaaaaaatactaaaaaaaaaaagttttcatactatatatattcattattgaaaagtataatattagCATTTTCCCCTTGCTAATTTTAATTGATTTTTTCGTTCATTTGAagatttaaaataatttaatgtgttaaaggaataaaaaatattaaaaaatacatatattaaaactGAGAAAAGTatagtaattttttcataaaaaaacaactttaataaatatataaaatattcttttaaggaaaaattatattgcataattttttaccACATATATTTTTCGGAAATTTTTTTTGCCCGTTTCTACTTAAatagtattatatttataaagttAATTACTATaagtgtaaaaatatatatacacttttattttatttagatTAGtaagtatattattttttatttcttctacAATCATTTATGAGAcacttttaaaaaattagataCATGAATTATTACCTTGGATACGTAAATGGTTGTAAAGGTTATGTAGACTATATGTATATTCAGTTTTtgataaaaacaatatttatagTAATCAAttcatagaaaaaatattcattttattttttcatactAACCGTATTGTATGCACTAAATCACACTATATGTATATAACCTCGTACGTAAATATACAATCATTATATTAGGCcatgtgtatatatagaaataCAGATATAgtgaatatataattgaagATTTATCATAATCGAATTTGAATAATACATATCATCAATCATGCTAAATCAAAGAGGATGTTTTCATCTCAGTAtattcaaattaaaaaaagatatttcacatataaaaaaattaaaatggaatgaaataaaatttagTGATAAAAACTATTTGTTTACATGTACAAACtttgaaaagaaaaaaataaacgtGAAAAATTTGGTGacttatgaaaataaaaccGCAAAAAGTTTCTATAAATATTCTAATAATAGTAATTTACATACTAATGCAcataaaatagaaaataatcataaaaacgtattatctaaaaaaatggaaaatacaAATGacaatattaatatgaaCAAGCGATTTATATCTGATGAATGTAATAAAGGCGACCTTTTTAAGAAAACtgaaaaagagaaaaataatgaattagataaatataatatggaaaatatggATGATGTTACAAAATCAAAGAATGGTAACTGTAATGATATTATAGATCTAACCCTATCTGATGTATGgtcaaaaaaaacattaatagtagaatataaaaacaacatagtcgaaatattattaaataggaaagaaaaattaaatgctataaataaagatatgaTTAATGGATTATTAAATATGGTAAAAAGTTTAAGCAATGATGATAGATGTAATTTGATAGTAATAAGAAGTATCAATCAAAATTGTTTTTGTTCGGGTTCAGATGTAAAAGATATAGTTCAGAATAAAGATCAAGGGATAAATCATTTAAAACAActatataagtatattaattttatttcaaaaattaataaaaatatcttATGCATATGGAATGGGTATGCTATGGGTGGGGGATTAGGTATATCTATGTATACAAAGTATCGaatcataaataaaaatgtaatatttgCCATGccagaaaataaaataggtTTTTTCCCTGATGTTGGAAGctcttattttttaaaaaaatattttccacGAAATATTGCTTTACACTTAGGATTAACATCATTGCGATTAAATGAAATtgatttaattaattttaaagtatgtaCTAATTATATAGAAAACCTAGACCAATTTTTGAATGAattgtataatattaaaaaagaagacccaaataaatttaatgaggaacttattaaaattttaaataaatacccCCCAAAAGTTAATGTTAATACAAAACCAGTATTAACAGAAGAATTAATTAGTAATATCGACAAGTATTATACATCTGCCAATAATTTAGAGGAAttgataaataatttaaaaaaaaatgaagataatgataatttttGTAAACAATTATTATTAGATATAAACGCTAATTGTTATTTTAGCTGCCAATTATGGTTctcttattttatatataactatgACAAACCTATGGAAGAAGTATTAGATAACGATTTTAAGATGACTcagtattttttatatcacaCTAACACATTTGAAAAGGGGGTAActgaaatattaataaaaaaaaataaaagcttTCAATGGAGTAAGGACCATGAAAATAACCCTGTGAAATTGGAAGAAACTATTGAAGATATTTTgatgaataaaaatttattgtcTATTAAAgatgaatttatataatacctAACTTTGATTCATTTGTAAcgaaaaatttgaaaatataatgtttatataattaaaccaAGTTGAATAAATAGAAGAATTCtaaaagatgaaaatgtATACAAAACTTGTACTAGCAATCccttaaatattttaagagtgccaaaaaaaaca contains these protein-coding regions:
- a CDS encoding 3-hydroxyisobutyryl-Coenzyme A hydrolase; translation: MLNQRGCFHLSIFKLKKDISHIKKLKWNEIKFSDKNYLFTCTNFEKKKINVKNLVTYENKTAKSFYKYSNNSNLHTNAHKIENNHKNVLSKKMENTNDNINMNKRFISDECNKGDLFKKTEKEKNNELDKYNMENMDDVTKSKNGNCNDIIDLTLSDVWSKKTLIVEYKNNIVEILLNRKEKLNAINKDMINGLLNMVKSLSNDDRCNLIVIRSINQNCFCSGSDVKDIVQNKDQGINHLKQLYKYINFISKINKNILCIWNGYAMGGGLGISMYTKYRIINKNVIFAMPENKIGFFPDVGSSYFLKKYFPRNIALHLGLTSLRLNEIDLINFKVCTNYIENLDQFLNELYNIKKEDPNKFNEELIKILNKYPPKVNVNTKPVLTEELISNIDKYYTSANNLEELINNLKKNEDNDNFCKQLLLDINANCYFSCQLWFSYFIYNYDKPMEEVLDNDFKMTQYFLYHTNTFEKGVTEILIKKNKSFQWSKDHENNPVKLEETIEDILMNKNLLSIKDEFI